In a genomic window of Plasmodium malariae genome assembly, chromosome: 4:
- the PmUG01_04031100 gene encoding uncharacterized protein, whose translation MQNIVRKQWIAKGIIITEQYSEKLWFMELIKKYKIENFTYHYEDEEDTLMTIIDNLEYKNYFKELYKHKGKIRIAKAYVLIYREDIKRNHIKCSKNMEFYEDEEKKYNEHILDDLINGYDDEGII comes from the exons ATGCAAAACATTGTACGGAAACAGTGGATAGCAAAGGGAATAATCATTACAGAACAGTATTCTGAAAAATTGTGGTTTATGGAACTGATTAAGAAATACAAGattgaaaattttacatatcaTTATGAGGATGAAGAAGACACTTTAATGACAATTATAGACAatttagaatataaaaattacttcaaagaattatataagcataaaggaaaaattcgTATAGCAAAAGCATATGTACTGATATATAG GGAAGATATAAAGAGAAACCACATTAAATGTAGTAAAAATATGGAATTTTATgaagatgaagaaaaaaaatataatgaacatatattAGACGATTTGATAAATGGTTATGATGATGAAGGTATAATATAG